The following coding sequences lie in one Candidatus Binataceae bacterium genomic window:
- a CDS encoding homoserine kinase: MAAYTELNKSFVQELAEDYSFGRVTKYAGIPEGSINSNYAVETGRGRFLIRIDEVKGESEVRRELDLLSFLRKHSFPCPHPLQDRSGRFYRDYKTKCTSVFRYYDGRVINPERLRASQLETIGRTLADLHTIGKGYKKGIDNRFSFERVADLYLGVRDRLPSYFRKITRTLEDEIDYLTQYLENKLPKGIIHGDLFADNLLFRGEKLTAVLDFDAACRGKFIFDIATAVNALCFVDGNYSLERFLQLLAGYESVRTLSLAEWDAFPNELRYSSLRFTVTRLHDFFLRPVDGDQRVHKDFREFYERLRVLRRETEGGMEPLLMAMATGYDYRKYQKVKADERVKA; encoded by the coding sequence ATGGCCGCCTATACCGAGCTTAATAAATCCTTCGTTCAGGAGCTCGCCGAGGATTACAGTTTCGGCCGCGTAACCAAATACGCAGGCATTCCGGAAGGATCAATCAACTCGAATTACGCGGTTGAGACTGGTCGCGGACGCTTCTTGATCCGGATCGACGAGGTCAAGGGCGAGAGCGAAGTTCGGCGAGAACTCGATCTGCTGAGCTTCCTGCGCAAACACTCGTTTCCCTGTCCCCACCCTTTGCAAGATCGCTCGGGGCGCTTCTATCGCGACTACAAGACCAAATGCACGTCGGTTTTCCGCTACTACGACGGCCGTGTAATCAACCCGGAGCGCTTGCGGGCGAGTCAGCTCGAAACGATCGGCCGCACCCTCGCCGATCTGCATACCATCGGCAAAGGCTACAAAAAGGGCATCGACAACCGCTTCAGCTTCGAGCGCGTGGCCGACCTCTACCTCGGCGTGCGCGACCGGCTGCCGAGTTATTTCCGCAAGATTACGCGGACGCTCGAAGACGAAATCGATTATCTGACCCAGTATCTCGAAAATAAGCTGCCCAAGGGGATCATCCACGGTGATCTGTTCGCCGATAACCTGCTGTTTCGTGGCGAAAAACTGACCGCGGTGCTCGATTTCGACGCCGCCTGCCGCGGCAAGTTCATCTTTGATATCGCGACCGCGGTCAATGCCCTGTGCTTCGTGGACGGCAACTATTCGCTCGAAAGGTTCCTCCAGTTGCTCGCGGGATATGAGTCGGTGCGGACACTCTCACTGGCGGAATGGGACGCCTTTCCGAACGAGCTGCGCTATTCGTCATTGCGCTTTACCGTCACCCGGCTGCACGATTTTTTCCTCCGGCCGGTCGATGGCGATCAGCGCGTGCATAAGGATTTCCGCGAGTTCTACGAACGGCTGCGGGTGCTCCGCCGCGAAACCGAGGGCGGAATGGAGCCGCTGCTGATGGCGATGGCGACCGGCTACGATTATCGTAAATATCAGAAGGTCAAGGCCGACGAGCGGGTCAAGGCCTGA
- a CDS encoding methylenetetrahydrofolate reductase, whose translation MTSVLDNPVSGGSLLWVEVAPPRGINPEALLARLAPLRGVVDAINLADNALGRVKMSSLVFAAMVKARCAIPVAINVSCRDRNRFALRSDLLGAAALGVDAIVALQGDKLPPDGSAGARPVHELDTFGLLEQIAALNRGDTGEGRAALKTLPRLLAGVVGNPNRKNLAREFELLQRKAAAGARFVITQPVFEQETALRFAEEAHRHGLKVLLGILPVKRESMAVYMKEKIKDLSGAAHHFDRYGGMSDADARRASIAANLALMEGLAGRVAGFNIMSGGGPSLAIELALAWRRRQSGAEAEQ comes from the coding sequence GTGACTTCGGTACTCGATAACCCGGTTAGCGGCGGCAGCCTTTTATGGGTTGAAGTCGCGCCGCCGCGCGGGATCAATCCCGAGGCACTGTTGGCCCGGCTCGCGCCGCTGCGCGGCGTGGTCGACGCGATCAACTTGGCCGACAACGCGCTCGGCCGGGTCAAGATGTCGTCGCTGGTGTTCGCGGCGATGGTCAAGGCGCGGTGCGCCATTCCGGTCGCGATCAACGTTTCATGCCGCGATCGCAACCGCTTTGCGCTCCGCTCTGATCTGCTCGGCGCCGCCGCGCTCGGCGTCGATGCGATCGTCGCCCTGCAAGGCGACAAGCTGCCGCCCGACGGCAGCGCCGGCGCGCGTCCGGTCCACGAGCTCGACACCTTCGGATTGCTCGAGCAGATCGCAGCGCTGAACCGCGGCGACACCGGCGAAGGTCGCGCGGCGCTCAAGACGCTGCCGCGGCTGCTCGCCGGGGTGGTGGGTAATCCGAACCGCAAGAACCTCGCGCGCGAGTTCGAGTTGTTGCAGCGCAAGGCTGCGGCGGGCGCGCGCTTCGTGATCACGCAACCGGTCTTTGAACAGGAGACCGCGCTCCGCTTCGCCGAGGAGGCGCATCGGCACGGCCTCAAGGTGCTGCTCGGAATTCTGCCGGTCAAGCGCGAATCGATGGCGGTTTACATGAAGGAAAAGATCAAAGACCTGAGCGGCGCGGCCCATCATTTCGACCGCTACGGCGGGATGAGCGACGCCGACGCGCGGCGCGCCTCGATCGCCGCGAACCTGGCCTTGATGGAGGGGCTTGCGGGGCGGGTGGCGGGTTTCAATATTATGAGCGGCGGCGGCCCTTCACTCGCCATCGAGCTGGCGCTCGCGTGGCGGCGCCGGCAAAGCGGCGCGGAGGCAGAGCAGTAA
- the folE gene encoding GTP cyclohydrolase I FolE has product MERDRTAAENAVRQLLHHIGEDASREGLARTPARVVKAYEFLTSGYGQDPKDAINGALFTEEDYQEMILCKDLDFYSLCEHHLLPFNGKAHVAYLPNRHIVGLSKIARMVEIYARRLQVQERMTTQIAHTIMDEIKPLGVAVVLEAEHLCMRMRGVEKQNSYVTTSAMLGRFRTHLETRQEFMNLLRNNKS; this is encoded by the coding sequence ATGGAACGTGATCGGACCGCGGCGGAAAATGCCGTCCGCCAGCTTCTGCATCATATCGGCGAGGATGCGAGTCGCGAAGGTCTTGCGCGGACGCCCGCGCGCGTGGTCAAGGCCTATGAATTCCTGACCAGCGGCTACGGCCAAGACCCCAAGGACGCGATTAACGGCGCGCTCTTCACCGAAGAGGATTACCAGGAGATGATCCTGTGCAAGGACCTCGACTTCTACTCCTTGTGCGAGCATCATCTGCTGCCCTTCAACGGCAAGGCGCACGTCGCCTATCTGCCGAACCGGCATATCGTCGGCCTCTCCAAGATCGCGCGGATGGTCGAGATTTACGCGCGCCGTCTGCAGGTGCAGGAGCGGATGACCACGCAAATCGCCCACACGATCATGGACGAGATCAAGCCGCTCGGTGTGGCAGTCGTGCTCGAAGCGGAACATTTGTGTATGCGCATGCGGGGTGTCGAGAAGCAGAATAGCTACGTCACCACCTCGGCGATGCTTGGGCGCTTCCGCACGCATCTCGAAACGCGGCAGGAATTCATGAATCTGCTGCGCAACAATAAATCCTGA
- the rpiA gene encoding ribose-5-phosphate isomerase RpiA, whose translation MQNSSSASGLDALGRYALRYVRAGQTLGLGTGRAASAFIRAVAAAQLGICGVPTSEASAALARSLGIELVELKAAGRIATDFDGADEVDPRLNLIKGLGGAMVREKIVAVSSRRRIFLVGEEKLVKRLGARGNLPVEVVPFALAYITRELKKLGLKPKTRVGANGGEFVSDNGNYVIDCGVRAISNPAHLERELLVIPGVVGTGLFVGLADLVLVAMRDGTIKTFAATRAQMIRPT comes from the coding sequence GTGCAGAATTCCAGCTCTGCATCGGGTCTTGACGCGCTCGGCCGATACGCGCTGCGCTACGTCCGGGCTGGGCAGACGCTCGGTCTCGGCACCGGCCGCGCGGCGAGCGCCTTCATCCGCGCAGTCGCGGCGGCGCAGCTTGGCATATGCGGCGTGCCGACCTCGGAAGCCAGCGCCGCGCTGGCCCGCTCACTCGGGATCGAGCTGGTGGAGTTGAAAGCGGCCGGGCGCATCGCCACCGATTTCGACGGCGCCGACGAAGTTGATCCGCGGCTCAATCTGATCAAGGGTCTGGGCGGCGCGATGGTGCGCGAAAAGATCGTCGCGGTCTCGTCGCGGCGGCGAATCTTTCTCGTCGGTGAGGAAAAGCTGGTCAAGCGGCTCGGCGCGCGCGGCAATTTGCCGGTCGAGGTCGTGCCCTTCGCGCTCGCCTACATCACGCGCGAGCTTAAGAAACTCGGGCTGAAACCGAAGACCCGGGTCGGCGCGAACGGGGGCGAATTCGTCAGCGACAACGGCAATTATGTCATCGACTGCGGCGTGCGAGCGATTAGCAATCCCGCGCACCTCGAGCGCGAGTTGCTGGTGATTCCCGGCGTCGTCGGCACCGGACTTTTTGTCGGCCTCGCCGACCTGGTGCTGGTCGCGATGCGCGACGGCACGATCAAGACGTTTGCGGCCACCCGCGCGCAAATGATTCGTCCGACCTAG
- the lpxA gene encoding acyl-ACP--UDP-N-acetylglucosamine O-acyltransferase — translation MASRIHPSAVLSGEVTLDDDVEIGPLCILDGRIRIGARTRLIGHVTILGDTEIGADNVIHPNAVIGDEPQDLAYTGGQRRVMIGDRNIFREGVTIHRGSERGDYTAIGSDNFFMQNAHAAHDCRVGDRTIIAGGALLAGWVEVGDGALVSGNCVVHQYVRIGRLALMRGLSRTSRDVPPFCIMDLTHTLRGINAIGLRRAGLNRDQIRELRAAFISLFGERQNLKSALARLEQAGPPAPEVAEMIAFIRASKRGVAFGMKQTGSSEED, via the coding sequence ATGGCGAGTCGCATACATCCGAGCGCGGTGCTGAGCGGCGAGGTCACGCTCGACGACGATGTTGAGATCGGGCCGCTCTGCATCCTCGACGGCCGCATCCGAATCGGCGCGCGGACCCGCCTGATCGGCCACGTTACGATTCTGGGCGACACCGAAATCGGCGCCGACAACGTCATCCATCCGAACGCCGTGATTGGCGACGAGCCGCAAGACCTGGCCTATACCGGCGGACAGCGTCGCGTCATGATCGGCGACCGCAACATTTTTCGCGAGGGTGTGACGATCCATCGCGGGAGCGAGCGCGGCGACTACACGGCTATCGGCAGCGATAACTTTTTCATGCAGAATGCGCACGCGGCGCACGATTGCCGTGTCGGCGATCGCACGATTATTGCGGGCGGTGCGCTGCTCGCCGGCTGGGTCGAGGTCGGTGACGGCGCGCTGGTCTCGGGCAACTGCGTGGTGCATCAGTACGTGCGGATCGGCCGGCTTGCCCTGATGCGCGGGCTGAGCCGCACCAGCCGCGACGTGCCGCCCTTCTGCATCATGGACCTGACCCACACGCTGCGCGGGATCAACGCCATCGGCTTGCGGCGCGCCGGGCTTAACCGCGATCAGATTCGGGAGCTGCGCGCCGCCTTTATCAGTCTCTTTGGCGAGCGGCAAAATCTCAAATCCGCGCTCGCGCGGCTCGAACAAGCCGGGCCGCCAGCGCCGGAGGTCGCAGAAATGATCGCCTTTATTCGCGCGAGCAAGCGCGGCGTCGCCTTCGGCATGAAGCAGACTGGAAGCAGCGAAGAAGACTAG
- a CDS encoding acyl-CoA dehydrogenase family protein, which produces MSAESEQVSNRILEAARALGPQIRASAAAIEQGRRLPLELVGAMKSAGIFGMTMPRAWGGPELDPLMQIRVIEALAEADGSVGWCAMINSDGGYYSAFLEDGVAREMYRDLEAPTGSSLVFSGRADRVAGGYRVKGRWPFVSGCQHSDWIAGTCVVYENDAPKLVAEGVAERRVCFVPAADCEILDTWHTTGLRGSGSNDVAINDIFVPAERSAAFPFRPLRKEPLYVWPLMFAYNLPGVTLGIARGAINTFAELAARKATTISMTTGHPVMLRDEAYAQTTIARAEALVGSARAYIFEQIGDIWATLQAGKRLSLRQRATYRIALAHAHTVCLEAVEGLYKALGGSSVYAAGPFDRPLRDLITINQHTMNSLKLQETTGKILLGYELNDALL; this is translated from the coding sequence ATGAGTGCGGAAAGCGAACAAGTCAGCAACCGGATCCTGGAGGCGGCGCGCGCGCTTGGTCCGCAGATTCGCGCGTCGGCGGCCGCGATCGAGCAGGGGCGCCGGCTGCCGCTCGAGCTGGTCGGCGCGATGAAATCCGCGGGTATCTTCGGCATGACGATGCCGCGCGCGTGGGGCGGTCCGGAACTGGATCCGCTGATGCAGATACGGGTGATCGAGGCGCTGGCGGAGGCCGACGGCTCCGTCGGCTGGTGCGCGATGATCAACAGCGACGGCGGCTATTACAGCGCGTTCCTCGAGGATGGCGTCGCTCGCGAAATGTATCGCGACCTCGAAGCGCCCACCGGCAGCAGCCTGGTCTTCTCCGGCCGCGCCGACCGCGTCGCTGGCGGTTATCGGGTCAAGGGGCGCTGGCCCTTCGTCAGCGGCTGCCAGCATAGCGATTGGATCGCCGGCACCTGCGTCGTCTATGAAAACGACGCGCCGAAGCTGGTCGCGGAGGGCGTGGCCGAGCGTCGCGTATGCTTTGTTCCGGCCGCTGACTGCGAAATCCTCGACACCTGGCATACGACCGGACTACGCGGCAGCGGCAGCAATGACGTCGCGATTAATGACATCTTCGTGCCGGCGGAACGCAGCGCCGCCTTTCCCTTTCGGCCGTTGCGCAAAGAGCCGCTGTACGTCTGGCCCCTGATGTTCGCCTACAATCTGCCTGGCGTGACGCTCGGGATCGCTCGCGGTGCGATCAACACTTTCGCCGAGCTGGCCGCGCGCAAGGCGACTACGATCAGCATGACGACGGGTCATCCCGTGATGCTCCGCGACGAAGCTTACGCGCAGACTACAATCGCGCGGGCCGAGGCGCTGGTCGGTTCGGCCCGCGCCTATATCTTCGAGCAGATCGGCGATATCTGGGCGACCTTGCAGGCCGGCAAGCGGCTGTCGCTCCGGCAGCGCGCCACTTACCGGATTGCGCTCGCGCACGCGCACACCGTATGTCTCGAAGCGGTCGAGGGGCTCTACAAGGCGCTCGGCGGTTCGTCGGTCTATGCCGCCGGGCCATTCGATCGGCCGCTGCGCGATCTGATTACGATCAACCAGCACACCATGAATTCGCTCAAGCTTCAGGAGACCACCGGCAAAATCCTGCTCGGTTATGAGCTCAACGACGCGCTGCTCTGA
- the bcp gene encoding thioredoxin-dependent thiol peroxidase, which translates to MPKAVKPAKAAPSKKAVAEKHPLEGKAAPAFTLPDESGAPVALKELTAGGSVVLYFYPKDMTTGCTTEACSFRDTASALKAAGAQVVGVSADSSASHQKFIDKYDLNFKLLADPDNKVTKAYGVYKKKSLYGREYMGIERSTFIIDRTGVVRKVFPKVKVNGHTEEVLDALMELA; encoded by the coding sequence ATGCCCAAAGCCGTGAAGCCCGCCAAAGCCGCTCCGAGTAAAAAGGCCGTCGCCGAGAAGCATCCGCTCGAGGGCAAGGCGGCGCCCGCTTTCACACTGCCCGACGAAAGTGGCGCCCCGGTCGCGCTCAAAGAATTAACCGCCGGAGGTAGCGTAGTCCTCTATTTCTACCCGAAGGATATGACCACAGGCTGCACCACCGAGGCGTGCAGTTTTCGCGATACTGCCAGCGCCTTGAAGGCAGCCGGCGCGCAGGTCGTCGGCGTCAGCGCGGACTCCTCCGCGTCGCATCAAAAGTTCATCGACAAATACGACCTTAACTTCAAGCTGCTGGCAGATCCCGACAACAAGGTCACCAAAGCCTACGGCGTGTATAAGAAAAAGTCGCTGTACGGGCGCGAGTACATGGGGATCGAACGCTCGACCTTCATCATCGATCGCACGGGCGTGGTGCGGAAGGTCTTTCCGAAGGTCAAGGTCAACGGCCATACCGAGGAAGTGCTCGACGCGCTAATGGAACTAGCTTGA
- a CDS encoding DUF2333 family protein → MRLKKYSIIAGAILAGWFAIIVALHFGQKRHDRLDYSIEQTFPPDKPFIPGEIYATTLAEIMDHELHSGFGWRPNDFFLWGPRVLADNNANRQLGIIMALRETMRVFKDHLTKISSNQYDPNLVIADTDFRNDPNKWILPSAEDKYRDGVSHLRMYAAGLHANPPTSSQLNQRNVELIRLFQSWTDLLGDAHAMLYESHKQDGSPIYPWNDDDYFYHAQGYAHVMYYMMQAVIREYNQTQKTKPIVASLMQDTLDPLQQAATMKPLIVLNDAPTGIFANHRRNLDAYISEARQKMYSIREELER, encoded by the coding sequence ATGCGGCTGAAGAAATACAGCATCATCGCGGGGGCGATCCTTGCCGGATGGTTCGCGATAATCGTAGCGCTCCATTTTGGCCAGAAACGGCATGACCGTCTCGACTATTCGATCGAGCAGACTTTTCCGCCCGACAAGCCATTCATTCCCGGCGAGATTTATGCGACCACGCTCGCGGAGATCATGGATCACGAATTGCACAGCGGCTTTGGCTGGCGTCCGAATGATTTTTTTCTCTGGGGCCCGCGCGTGCTCGCCGACAACAACGCCAATCGCCAGTTGGGGATCATCATGGCGCTGCGCGAAACGATGCGGGTCTTCAAGGACCATCTCACCAAGATCTCCTCGAACCAATACGATCCGAATCTGGTGATCGCGGATACCGATTTCCGCAACGATCCGAATAAATGGATTCTGCCCTCGGCCGAGGACAAGTACCGCGACGGCGTCAGCCATCTGCGGATGTACGCCGCGGGATTGCACGCGAATCCGCCGACTTCGAGCCAACTCAATCAGCGCAATGTCGAATTGATCCGCTTGTTCCAGTCCTGGACTGACCTGCTCGGCGACGCCCACGCGATGCTCTACGAGAGCCATAAGCAAGACGGCAGCCCGATCTATCCGTGGAACGACGACGATTATTTTTATCACGCGCAAGGTTATGCGCACGTTATGTACTACATGATGCAGGCCGTGATTCGCGAATATAATCAGACCCAGAAGACCAAGCCGATCGTCGCCTCATTGATGCAGGATACGCTTGACCCGTTGCAGCAGGCCGCGACTATGAAGCCGTTGATCGTCCTCAACGACGCGCCGACCGGCATCTTCGCAAACCATCGGCGCAATCTCGACGCCTATATTTCCGAAGCGCGCCAGAAGATGTACTCGATTCGCGAAGAACTCGAACGCTGA
- a CDS encoding TolC family protein: protein MEPGKSNLLRLKTSPDRATRCRLSLLSAAALALTLGGCGEVPRLPELTPDSYVASSVTQQWSAAGTTSHAPDTIGGASLAASPPVRDRSDSPYSLAELIDVALTHNPETRVAWEQARADAAAWGRVRAAYYPKVATETDFEYSRTIFQIGGGNGRIKTAQITPMVELTYTLLDFGRRRASSDAAREQLAAANFSFNRAMQEVVFNTERFFYALAAAKAAVQAAHRNLELARTDDDAVSQRVAHGLATRPELLLSRQRVAQAEYDVANAELSVEEAQANLALSLGIAANDAIEVNGLAHQQIPTTLAAQVDDLINQAIVTRPDLAAAVATVRAGDASIRRARSEFMPEVDILGNYGEQNWGYTFNAAPQIQGNLPQYTALLALKWDVFTGFSRLNAVREAEANRRERAATLQSRELAAIAEVWRAYYEFQSSRKRYDFARALLSASQESYDSLLDTYRQGLSTIVELLSADRDLANARYTMIQSTADLLTASAAAAYAVGAVPMPPAP from the coding sequence ATGGAACCCGGGAAATCAAATCTTCTCCGACTGAAAACGTCGCCCGACCGCGCAACTCGCTGCCGCCTCTCCCTCCTCTCCGCCGCAGCCCTGGCGCTGACGCTCGGCGGCTGCGGCGAAGTCCCGCGACTGCCTGAGTTGACGCCCGACAGTTACGTCGCCAGCTCAGTCACGCAACAATGGTCCGCCGCCGGCACGACATCCCATGCGCCCGACACGATCGGCGGTGCGAGCCTGGCCGCGTCACCGCCCGTTCGCGATCGCAGCGACTCGCCCTACTCGCTGGCCGAGCTGATCGATGTCGCCCTCACGCACAACCCGGAGACGCGCGTCGCCTGGGAGCAGGCACGGGCCGACGCCGCAGCCTGGGGCCGCGTGCGGGCCGCCTACTATCCGAAAGTCGCGACCGAAACCGACTTCGAATACTCGCGGACGATTTTCCAGATCGGCGGCGGCAACGGGCGGATCAAGACCGCGCAGATCACCCCGATGGTCGAGCTGACCTATACGCTGCTGGACTTCGGCCGCCGCCGCGCGAGCAGCGATGCGGCCCGCGAACAGCTTGCCGCGGCCAATTTCTCTTTCAATCGCGCGATGCAGGAGGTGGTCTTCAACACCGAGCGCTTCTTCTATGCGCTGGCGGCCGCGAAGGCTGCGGTGCAGGCGGCTCATCGGAATCTCGAGCTCGCCCGCACCGACGACGACGCCGTCAGCCAGCGCGTCGCTCACGGCCTCGCCACTCGGCCGGAATTGCTGCTCTCGCGCCAACGCGTGGCGCAAGCTGAATACGACGTCGCGAATGCCGAACTGTCCGTGGAGGAAGCGCAGGCCAACCTTGCGCTGTCGCTCGGGATCGCGGCGAACGACGCGATCGAGGTCAACGGCCTCGCGCATCAGCAAATTCCCACTACGCTGGCCGCGCAGGTTGACGATCTGATCAACCAGGCGATCGTTACCCGCCCTGACCTCGCCGCCGCGGTCGCGACGGTGCGAGCCGGCGACGCCAGCATCCGCCGGGCGCGATCTGAATTCATGCCGGAAGTCGATATTCTCGGCAATTACGGCGAGCAAAACTGGGGTTATACCTTCAACGCGGCGCCGCAGATTCAAGGCAATCTGCCGCAATATACCGCGCTGCTGGCGCTCAAGTGGGACGTCTTTACGGGCTTTTCACGGCTCAACGCAGTCCGCGAGGCCGAGGCCAATCGCCGCGAGCGCGCGGCCACCCTGCAATCCCGCGAACTGGCAGCGATCGCCGAAGTTTGGCGCGCCTACTACGAGTTCCAGTCTTCCCGCAAACGCTATGACTTTGCGCGGGCGCTGCTCAGCGCCTCGCAGGAATCCTACGACTCGCTGCTCGATACCTATCGCCAGGGGCTCAGCACGATCGTCGAATTGCTGAGCGCCGATCGCGATCTCGCCAACGCGCGCTATACGATGATCCAATCAACCGCTGACCTGCTGACCGCCAGCGCGGCGGCGGCCTATGCGGTCGGCGCCGTGCCGATGCCGCCCGCGCCCTAG
- a CDS encoding YtcA family lipoprotein: MAGANFPAWLLCAIIGAIGIAMLHPLFLLSGLDPYLWWRPGFYSSLGIMIACVAWIIFFNRT; encoded by the coding sequence ATCGCCGGCGCCAATTTCCCGGCCTGGCTGCTCTGCGCGATTATTGGGGCGATCGGGATCGCGATGCTCCATCCGCTTTTTCTGCTGAGCGGACTTGACCCTTACCTGTGGTGGCGGCCGGGCTTTTACTCCAGCCTCGGCATCATGATCGCCTGCGTCGCCTGGATCATCTTCTTCAATCGGACCTGA
- a CDS encoding biotin/lipoyl-binding protein — MAVFAAAAAGLIYATRQYYVYPRTDDAYVRANTIGVAPHVSGPIVELPIVDNQQVRAGQMLFVVDPRPYQAAYDNAEAKLQLTRLQVQALENSIRSARAQHQQHRANAAYAHQYLDRIEPLLPKHFVTADDVYNARTRYQAEQANVDSAQADVDKAQNDLGQLGNINRGSRPPKPRPTPPSSISTIAAWSRRSTAM; from the coding sequence GTGGCAGTTTTCGCCGCCGCCGCGGCCGGCCTGATCTATGCCACGCGCCAATACTATGTCTATCCACGCACGGATGACGCCTACGTGCGGGCGAATACGATCGGCGTTGCGCCGCATGTCAGCGGGCCGATCGTCGAGTTGCCAATCGTGGATAATCAGCAGGTGCGGGCCGGGCAGATGCTGTTCGTGGTCGATCCGCGGCCCTACCAGGCGGCCTACGACAACGCAGAAGCCAAGCTCCAGCTCACCCGGCTGCAAGTTCAGGCGTTGGAGAATTCGATTCGCTCGGCGCGCGCGCAACATCAGCAGCATCGGGCGAATGCCGCCTACGCCCACCAGTATCTTGATCGCATCGAGCCGCTGCTGCCTAAGCATTTTGTGACGGCCGACGACGTTTACAACGCGCGCACCCGCTACCAGGCGGAGCAGGCCAATGTTGACAGCGCCCAGGCCGACGTCGACAAGGCGCAAAACGATCTGGGGCAGTTAGGCAATATCAATCGCGGATCAAGGCCGCCGAAGCCGAGGCCTACACCGCCAAGCTCAATCTCGACTATTGCCGCGTGGTCGCGCCGTTCGACGGCTATGTAA
- a CDS encoding efflux RND transporter periplasmic adaptor subunit, which yields MVAPFDGYVTNLNIAVGQYANEGRDVLSLVDSRTWYVIANFRENFLAHIRVGMTANVFLLAYPGHSFRAHVQGVGWALYQQNGATVAGLPAIEPTLNWVRLSQRFPVRITLEPSDPQFPYRMGATAVVTIEGFR from the coding sequence GTGGTCGCGCCGTTCGACGGCTATGTAACCAATCTCAATATCGCGGTTGGGCAATACGCCAACGAGGGGCGCGACGTTCTGAGCCTGGTCGACAGCCGCACGTGGTACGTGATCGCGAATTTTCGCGAAAATTTCCTGGCCCATATCCGCGTCGGTATGACCGCCAACGTCTTTCTGCTGGCCTATCCGGGCCACAGTTTTCGCGCTCACGTACAGGGGGTTGGCTGGGCGCTCTATCAGCAAAACGGGGCGACCGTCGCGGGCCTCCCCGCGATCGAGCCCACGCTCAACTGGGTGCGGCTCTCGCAGCGCTTTCCGGTGCGGATCACGCTCGAACCGTCCGACCCGCAGTTTCCCTATCGCATGGGGGCAACCGCAGTCGTGACGATCGAGGGCTTCCGCTGA